Part of the Aquimarina sp. MAR_2010_214 genome is shown below.
TGATAATTCGGAAGTAATTCTTAATTCCAAATCAAAACTCGAGCACAAAAAGAAAAACTGGGAAGCAGAAAGAAAACTGATCTTAGAAGGGGAAGCCTACTTTAAGGTAACCAAAGGATCTACGTTCACCGTTGATTCTGATAATGGAAAAGTTACAGTTATAGGAACCCAATTTACTATAAACTCACAAAAAGACATCTTTGAAGTTGTTTGCTATGAAGGAAAAGTAAAGGTGGAAGAAAATGACCTACAAAAAATCATAACCAAAGGACAAGGCATTCGGATCGTTGACGGTTTGCTTGAAGATTGGAATTTTGAAATCCAAGAACCTTCCTGGGTACAAGATGAAACGACATTTAATAACGCTCCAATACAACAGGTCGTAATTGCACTAGAAAAACACTATGGCATTACTATACATCTTAATGATGTGAATACAGACCGAAGATATACTGGAGGTTTTACACAAAGCGATTTAGAAACGGCCTTGCGTACAGTTTTTGAATCATTA
Proteins encoded:
- a CDS encoding FecR family protein, producing the protein MANFNDADNFLAKWANGDLSEDEKEDFKKTKEYKLYATILEGTESLDVPVYDNGTVFEGVQEKINKKGKVIQLVPKWVYTVAAASVALLIGSFLFFSQTVNYKTTYGEKLAITLPDNSEVILNSKSKLEHKKKNWEAERKLILEGEAYFKVTKGSTFTVDSDNGKVTVIGTQFTINSQKDIFEVVCYEGKVKVEENDLQKIITKGQGIRIVDGLLEDWNFEIQEPSWVQDETTFNNAPIQQVVIALEKHYGITIHLNDVNTDRRYTGGFTQSDLETALRTVFESLEIKYQFKNKSTIDLVQD